One window of the Lemur catta isolate mLemCat1 chromosome 6, mLemCat1.pri, whole genome shotgun sequence genome contains the following:
- the MCRS1 gene encoding microspherule protein 1: MDKDSQGLLDSSLMASGTASRSEDEESLAGQKRASSQALGTIPKRRSSSRFIKRKKFDDELVESSLAKSSTRAKGTSGVEPGRCSGSEPSSSEKKKVSKAPSTPVPPSPAPAPGLTKRVKKSKQPLQVTKDLGRWKPADDLLLINAVLQTNDLTSVHLGVKFSCRFTLREVQERWYALLYDPVISKLACQAMRQLHPEAIAAIQSKALFSKAEEQLLSKVGSTSQPTLETFQDLLHRHPDAFYLARTAKALQAHWQLMKQYYLLEDQTVQPLPKGDQVLNFSDAEDLIDDNKLKDMRDEVLEHELTVADRRQKREIRQLEQELHKWQVLVDSITGMSSPDFDNQTLAVLRGRMVRYLMRSREITLGRATKDNQIDVDLSLEGPAWKISRKQGVIKLKNNGDFFIANEGRRPIYIDGRPVLCGSKWRLSNNSVVEIASLRFVFLINQDLIALIRAEAAKITPQ; the protein is encoded by the exons ATGGACAAAG ATTCTCAGGGACTGCTAGATTCATCCCTGATGGCATCAGGCACTGCCAGCCGCTCAGAGGATGAGGAGTCACTGGCAGGGCAGAAGCGAGCCTCCTCCCAGGCCTTGGGCACCATCCCTAAACGGAGAAGCTCCTCCAG GTTCATCAAGAGGAAGAAATTTGATGATGAGCTCGTGGAGAGCAGCTTGGCAAAGTCCTCTACCCGAGCGAAGGGGACCAGTGGGGTGGAACCAGGGCGCTGTTCCGGGAGTGAACCCTCCTCCAGTGAGAAAAAGAAG GTGTCCAAGGCCCCCAGCACTCCTgtgccacccagcccagccccagcccctggacTCACCAAGCGTGTGAAGAAGAGTAAACAGCCACTTCAGGTGACTAAGGATCTGGGCCGCTGGAAGCCTGCGGATGACCTCCTGCTCATCAATGCTGTGCTGCAG ACCAACGACCTGACATCCGTCCACCTGGGTGTGAAGTTCAGCTGCCGCTTCACCCTTCGGGAAGTCCAGGAGCGCTGGTATGCCCTGCTCTACGATCCTGTCATCTCCAA GTTGGCCTGCCAGGCCATGAGGCAGCTGCACCCAGAGGCCATTGCAGccatccagagcaaggccctgtttAGCAAGGCTGAGGAGCAGCTTCTGAGCAAAGTGGGATCG ACCAGCCAGCCCACCTTGGAGACCTTCCAGGACCTGCTGCACAGACACCCCGATGCCTTCTATCTGGCCCGTACTGCCAAGGCTCTGCAGGCCCACTGGCAGCTCATGAAGCAGTATTACCTGTTGGAGGACCAGACAG TGCAGCCGCTGCCCAAGGGTGACCAAGTGCTGAACTTCTCCGATGCAGAGGACCTGATCGATGACAATAAGCTCAA GGACATGCGAGATGAGGTCCTGGAACACG AGCTGACAGTGGCTGACCGGCGCCAGAAACGAGAGATTCGGCAGCTGGAACAGGAACTGCATAAGTGGCAGGTGCTAGTAGACAGCATCACAG GCATGAGCTCTCCAGACTTCGACAACCAGACGCTGGCGGTGCTGCGGGGCCGCATGGTGCGGTACCTGATGCGTTCTCGCGAG ATCACCCTGGGCAGAGCAACCAAGGATAACCAGATTGATGTGGACCTGTCTCTGGAGGGTCCGGCCTGGAAGATCTCCCGGAAGCAAG GTGTCATCAAGCTGAAGAACAATGGCGATTTCTTCATTGCCAATGAGGGCCGGCGGCCCATCTATATCGATGGGCGGCCTGTGCTGTGTGGCTCCAAATGGCGCCTCAGCAACAACTCTGTGGTGGAG ATCGCCAGCCTGCGATTCGTCTTCCTCATCAACCAGGACCTCATTGCCCTCATCCGGGCCGAGGCTGCCAAGATCACACCGCAGTGA